A single genomic interval of Methylobacterium bullatum harbors:
- the norG_1 gene encoding HTH-type transcriptional regulator NorG, which translates to MISLDPASTAPLVAQLVDAVSERIRSGSMAPGARLPSVRKLAVQCGVSTLTVSNAYNRLVADGLLEARRASGYFVSARLLDRKSVVPRRKPVQISVDSGWLLQRVYEEDAFTVKAGCGWLPDSHLFADGIKQALAALARRPDRLVSRYGHPLGHAPLRRAIQLLLAQRNIECEPDQVLLTHGASQALDLTMRTFLQPGDMAFVDDPGYCNLYPSLHAMGVTIVGVERTLQGPSIPALQALAERHKPKLFFTNTSFHNPTGTSCSPATAYQILRIAEKHDFQIVEDDIYASFVEETAPSIASLDQLARVIHISSFSKTISPALRVGYLACNPDNAQRLLRMKMAASLTSSEISESIVHSILTEGQYRLHIARLREKLAAEQKIVADALLSVGLSLFHRPANGLFLWAGFGGDPDTAGLAQRAAAKGIMLAPGHLFRADQEPTPWLRFNVAQANAPALFRFLDTERPAPA; encoded by the coding sequence ATGATCAGCCTCGACCCCGCCAGCACCGCCCCCCTCGTCGCCCAGCTGGTGGACGCCGTGTCCGAGCGCATCCGCAGCGGGAGCATGGCGCCGGGTGCCCGCCTGCCCTCGGTGCGCAAGCTCGCCGTCCAATGCGGCGTGAGCACGCTCACCGTCTCGAACGCCTATAACCGGCTGGTGGCGGACGGCCTGCTCGAAGCCCGGCGCGCGAGCGGATACTTCGTCTCGGCCCGGCTGCTCGATCGCAAATCCGTCGTCCCCCGGCGCAAACCCGTGCAGATCTCGGTGGATTCCGGCTGGCTGCTCCAGCGGGTCTACGAGGAGGACGCCTTCACCGTCAAAGCCGGCTGCGGCTGGCTTCCCGACAGCCACCTGTTCGCCGACGGGATCAAGCAGGCCCTGGCGGCCCTGGCGCGGCGCCCCGACCGGCTGGTGTCGCGCTATGGGCATCCCCTCGGCCACGCACCCTTGCGCCGGGCGATCCAGCTGCTCCTCGCCCAGCGCAACATCGAGTGCGAGCCGGACCAGGTCCTGCTGACGCACGGGGCGAGCCAGGCCCTCGATTTGACCATGCGGACTTTCCTGCAGCCGGGCGACATGGCCTTCGTGGACGATCCCGGCTATTGCAACCTCTACCCCTCGCTCCACGCCATGGGGGTGACCATCGTCGGTGTCGAGCGGACCCTCCAGGGGCCGTCGATCCCCGCGCTCCAGGCACTGGCGGAGCGGCACAAGCCGAAGCTGTTCTTCACCAATACGAGCTTCCACAACCCTACCGGCACGTCCTGCTCGCCGGCCACCGCCTACCAGATCCTCCGCATCGCCGAGAAACACGACTTCCAGATCGTCGAGGACGACATCTATGCGAGCTTCGTCGAGGAGACGGCGCCCAGCATCGCCAGCCTCGACCAGCTCGCGCGCGTCATCCACATCAGCAGCTTCTCGAAAACCATCTCGCCCGCCTTGCGGGTCGGCTATCTCGCCTGCAACCCCGACAACGCGCAGCGGCTCCTGCGCATGAAGATGGCGGCGAGTCTGACGAGCTCGGAGATCTCCGAGAGCATCGTCCATTCCATCCTGACGGAAGGCCAGTACCGCCTCCACATCGCGCGGCTCCGCGAAAAGCTCGCCGCCGAGCAGAAGATCGTGGCCGACGCCCTCCTCTCGGTGGGCCTGTCGCTGTTCCACCGTCCCGCCAACGGGCTCTTCCTCTGGGCCGGCTTCGGCGGCGATCCCGACACGGCCGGCCTCGCCCAGCGGGCCGCCGCCAAGGGCATCATGCTCGCCCCCGGCCACCTGTTCCGCGCCGACCAGGAGCCGACCCCGTGGCTGCGTTTCAACGTGGCGCAGGCCAACGCGCCGGCCCTGTTCCGCTTCCTCGACACCGAGCGGCCCGCGCCCGCGTGA
- the bauA gene encoding Beta-alanine--pyruvate aminotransferase, translated as MDHAMIDQAADRQLNVEPYWMPFTPNRHVKADPTPRIITSAKGAYYRTAEGRELFDSLSGLWCCPLGHAQPRIVEALRRQAETLDYCTAFQMSNPVTLRLAERIADMAPGGLDRVFFTNSGSEAVDTALKIALGYHRLRGEAGRFRMIGREKGYHGVGFGGMSVGGMVANRKMFATAMIQGVDHLRHTHDYAEMAFSKGQPAWGAHLADDLERMVALHDAGTIACVIVEPLQGSAGVIVPPLGYLQRLREICDRHGILLIFDEVITGFGRLGAPFGADRLGVIPDMITFAKGITNGIVPMGGVIVRKEIYDTFMTGPAAAVELFHGYTYSGHPLAAAVAHASLDLMEEGDLFARVRELEPILEGAVHTLRDEPGIKDIRNFGLTAAVDLEPTPGQPGARALRIFERGLREGILLRFTGDTIAMGPPFISTPAEITGMIEMLRGLIRAEA; from the coding sequence ATGGATCATGCGATGATCGACCAGGCCGCGGACCGGCAGCTCAACGTCGAGCCGTACTGGATGCCGTTCACGCCCAATCGCCACGTGAAGGCCGACCCGACGCCGCGCATCATCACCTCGGCCAAGGGCGCCTATTACCGCACCGCCGAGGGACGCGAGCTGTTCGACAGCCTGTCGGGCCTCTGGTGCTGCCCCCTCGGCCATGCCCAGCCGCGGATCGTCGAGGCCCTGCGCCGGCAGGCCGAGACCCTCGATTACTGTACCGCCTTCCAGATGAGCAACCCGGTGACGCTGCGGCTGGCCGAGCGCATCGCCGACATGGCGCCGGGCGGGCTGGACCGGGTGTTCTTCACCAATTCCGGCTCGGAGGCCGTCGATACCGCCCTCAAGATCGCCCTGGGCTATCACCGCCTGCGCGGCGAGGCCGGCCGCTTCCGCATGATCGGCCGCGAGAAGGGCTATCACGGCGTGGGCTTCGGCGGCATGTCGGTGGGCGGCATGGTGGCCAACCGCAAGATGTTCGCCACCGCCATGATCCAGGGCGTCGATCACCTGCGCCATACCCACGATTACGCCGAGATGGCCTTCTCGAAGGGCCAGCCCGCCTGGGGCGCGCATCTCGCCGACGACCTCGAACGGATGGTGGCGCTGCATGACGCCGGCACGATCGCCTGCGTCATCGTCGAGCCGCTGCAGGGCTCGGCCGGGGTCATCGTGCCGCCGCTGGGTTACCTCCAGCGCCTGCGCGAGATCTGTGACCGGCACGGCATCCTGTTGATCTTCGACGAGGTGATCACCGGTTTCGGCCGCCTCGGCGCGCCCTTCGGCGCCGACCGCCTCGGGGTGATCCCGGACATGATCACCTTCGCCAAGGGCATCACCAACGGCATCGTGCCGATGGGCGGCGTCATCGTCCGCAAGGAGATCTACGACACGTTCATGACCGGGCCGGCCGCGGCGGTGGAGCTGTTCCACGGCTACACCTATTCGGGGCATCCCCTGGCCGCAGCCGTCGCCCATGCCTCCCTTGACCTGATGGAGGAGGGCGACCTGTTCGCCCGCGTGCGCGAGTTGGAACCGATCTTGGAGGGGGCCGTCCATACTCTCCGCGACGAGCCGGGCATCAAGGACATCCGCAATTTCGGTCTGACGGCGGCGGTGGACCTCGAACCGACACCGGGCCAGCCCGGCGCGCGCGCTCTGCGGATCTTCGAGCGCGGCCTGCGCGAAGGCATCCTCCTGCGCTTCACCGGCGACACCATCGCCATGGGGCCGCCCTTCATCTCGACCCCCGCCGAGATCACCGGCATGATCGAGATGCTGCGCGGCCTCATCCGTGCCGAAGCCTGA
- the dadA1_2 gene encoding D-amino acid dehydrogenase 1, translating into MHVLILGGGVVGVTSAYYLAKAGHRVTVLERQPAAGLETSFANAGQVSPGYSAPWAAPGIPLKAMKWLMMRHRPLVVWPSFEPRFYGWLARMLANCTEEAYQRNKGRMVRLAEYSRDVLRDLRAETGIAYDHREQGTLQLFRTQKQLDHVGDDTRVLDAYGVPYAVLDPAGCIVAEPALARVAGTFVGGLRLPGDETGDAHLFTQRLAALCEDLGVVFRYGTAIAGLRSDGDRISGVATAGGEILTADAYVAAMGSYTPALLRPFGIDLPIYPVKGYSLTLPVTDAEAAPVSTVMDETYKVAITRLGERIRVGGTAELAGFSAVLRGPRRETLVRSVGDLFPAGGDLSQAKFWTGLRPMTPDGTPIVGGTRLSNLYTNTGHGTLGWTMACGSGRVLADLISGRTPDIATPDLAVSRYAAGA; encoded by the coding sequence ATGCATGTCCTCATTCTCGGTGGCGGTGTCGTCGGCGTCACCTCGGCCTATTATCTGGCCAAAGCCGGCCACCGGGTGACCGTGCTGGAGCGCCAGCCGGCGGCGGGGCTCGAGACGAGCTTCGCCAATGCGGGCCAGGTCTCGCCGGGATATTCGGCGCCCTGGGCGGCGCCCGGCATTCCCCTCAAGGCGATGAAGTGGCTGATGATGCGCCACCGGCCCCTCGTGGTCTGGCCGAGCTTCGAGCCGCGTTTCTACGGCTGGCTCGCCCGCATGCTGGCGAATTGCACGGAGGAGGCCTACCAGCGCAACAAGGGCCGGATGGTGCGTCTGGCCGAGTATAGCCGCGACGTGCTGCGCGACCTGCGCGCCGAGACCGGCATCGCCTACGATCACCGCGAGCAGGGTACGCTCCAGCTGTTCCGGACGCAGAAGCAGCTCGATCATGTCGGGGACGACACCCGCGTCCTTGACGCCTATGGCGTTCCCTACGCGGTTCTGGACCCCGCCGGCTGCATCGTGGCCGAGCCGGCCCTGGCGCGGGTGGCCGGGACCTTCGTCGGCGGCCTGCGGCTCCCCGGCGACGAGACCGGCGACGCGCATCTGTTCACGCAACGCCTCGCCGCGCTCTGCGAAGACCTCGGCGTGGTCTTCCGCTACGGCACGGCCATCGCCGGCCTTCGCAGCGACGGCGACCGGATCAGCGGCGTGGCGACGGCAGGCGGCGAGATCCTGACCGCCGATGCCTATGTGGCGGCCATGGGCAGCTACACCCCGGCTCTGCTCCGGCCATTCGGCATCGACCTGCCGATCTATCCGGTGAAGGGCTATTCCCTCACCCTGCCGGTCACCGATGCGGAAGCGGCGCCGGTCTCGACGGTGATGGACGAGACCTACAAGGTCGCGATCACCCGGCTCGGCGAGCGCATCCGGGTCGGCGGCACCGCCGAGCTCGCCGGTTTCAGCGCGGTCCTGCGCGGACCGCGCCGGGAGACCCTAGTCCGCTCCGTCGGCGACCTGTTCCCGGCGGGTGGAGACCTCTCGCAGGCAAAGTTCTGGACCGGCCTGCGGCCGATGACGCCGGACGGCACGCCCATCGTCGGCGGAACGCGCCTGTCGAACCTCTACACAAATACCGGCCACGGCACCCTGGGCTGGACCATGGCGTGCGGCTCGGGGCGGGTGCTGGCCGACCTCATCTCCGGCCGCACGCCGGACATCGCCACCCCGGACCTCGCCGTCAGCCGATACGCCGCCGGCGCATGA
- the thiC gene encoding Phosphomethylpyrimidine synthase gives MNAPVLPKDLSGQEPAKGQPQAVTTGPIMGSRKVYASVAGRGDIRVPFREVTLSDPKEAPVRVYDPSGPYTETDARIDLNAGLPLLRDPWIAKRGYATITPRAVKPEDNGFVPEDKLVAPCPATRQIRKAGPGQMVTQYEFAKAGIITEEMIYVAHRENLARETMLEGAQTALADGNSFGASLPAFITPEFVRDEVARGRAIIPANINHPEVEPMAIGRNFLVKINANIGNSAVTSSAAEEVEKLVWATRWGADTVMDLSTGRNIHNIRSWIVRNSPVPIGTVPIYQALEKVGGDPLKLDWEVFKDTLIEQAEQGIDYFTIHAGVRLAHVPLTARRVTGIVSRGGSIMARWCLAGHRESFLYERFDEICDIMRAYDVSFSLGDGLRPGSIADANDAAQFAELETLGELTKIAWDKGCQTMIEGPGHVPMHKIKVNMEKQLEECGEAPFYTLGPLTTDIAPGYDHITSGIGAAMIGWFGCAMLCYVTPKEHLGLPNRDDVKEGVITYKIAAHAADLAKGHPAAQLRDDALSRARFDFRWEDQFNLSLDPDTARAYHDETLPKDAHKVAHFCSMCGPKFCSMKITQDLRAEVLAMEAAGQVLGEATPMSQAEREAGMAAKSAEFQAEGGKLYVEAAE, from the coding sequence ATGAACGCACCCGTCCTCCCCAAAGACCTTTCCGGACAAGAACCCGCCAAGGGCCAGCCGCAAGCCGTGACCACCGGACCGATCATGGGTTCGCGCAAGGTCTATGCGAGCGTGGCCGGCCGTGGCGACATCCGGGTGCCGTTCCGCGAGGTCACGTTGAGTGATCCGAAGGAAGCCCCTGTGCGGGTCTACGATCCGTCTGGCCCCTATACCGAGACCGATGCCCGGATCGACCTGAATGCCGGCCTGCCCCTGCTGCGCGACCCGTGGATCGCCAAGCGTGGCTACGCCACGATCACGCCGCGCGCGGTCAAGCCCGAGGACAACGGCTTCGTACCGGAGGACAAGCTCGTCGCCCCCTGTCCAGCCACGCGCCAGATCCGCAAGGCCGGCCCCGGCCAAATGGTGACGCAGTACGAATTCGCCAAAGCCGGGATCATCACCGAGGAGATGATCTACGTCGCCCATCGCGAAAACCTCGCCCGCGAGACGATGCTGGAAGGCGCGCAGACCGCGCTGGCCGACGGCAACAGCTTCGGTGCCTCGCTCCCCGCCTTCATCACCCCCGAATTCGTGCGCGACGAGGTGGCGCGCGGCCGCGCCATCATCCCGGCCAACATCAACCACCCCGAGGTGGAGCCGATGGCCATCGGCCGGAACTTCCTCGTCAAGATCAACGCCAATATCGGCAACTCGGCCGTCACTTCGTCGGCGGCGGAAGAAGTCGAGAAGCTGGTCTGGGCGACCCGCTGGGGCGCCGACACGGTGATGGACCTGTCCACCGGCCGCAACATCCACAACATCCGCTCGTGGATCGTGCGCAACTCGCCCGTGCCCATCGGCACGGTACCGATCTACCAGGCCCTCGAGAAGGTCGGAGGCGATCCGCTGAAGCTCGACTGGGAGGTCTTCAAGGACACGCTCATCGAGCAGGCCGAGCAAGGGATCGACTATTTCACCATCCATGCGGGCGTCCGCCTCGCCCATGTGCCGCTCACCGCGCGCCGGGTCACCGGCATCGTCTCGCGCGGCGGCTCGATCATGGCGCGCTGGTGCCTCGCCGGGCACCGCGAATCGTTCCTCTACGAGCGGTTCGACGAGATCTGCGACATCATGCGGGCCTACGACGTCTCGTTCTCGCTGGGCGACGGTCTGCGCCCCGGCTCCATCGCGGATGCCAACGACGCGGCGCAGTTCGCGGAACTCGAGACCCTCGGCGAACTGACCAAGATCGCCTGGGACAAGGGCTGCCAGACCATGATCGAGGGCCCCGGCCACGTGCCGATGCACAAGATCAAGGTGAACATGGAAAAGCAGCTTGAGGAATGTGGTGAGGCGCCGTTCTACACCCTCGGCCCGCTGACCACCGACATCGCCCCCGGTTACGACCACATCACGTCGGGCATCGGGGCAGCCATGATCGGCTGGTTCGGCTGCGCCATGCTCTGCTACGTCACCCCGAAGGAGCACCTCGGCCTGCCCAACCGCGACGACGTCAAGGAAGGCGTGATCACCTACAAGATCGCGGCCCATGCCGCCGATCTCGCCAAGGGCCACCCGGCGGCGCAGCTGCGCGACGACGCCCTGTCACGCGCCCGGTTCGACTTCCGCTGGGAGGACCAGTTCAACCTGTCCCTCGATCCCGACACGGCGCGCGCCTATCACGACGAGACCCTGCCGAAGGATGCGCACAAGGTCGCGCATTTCTGCTCCATGTGCGGGCCGAAATTCTGCTCGATGAAGATCACGCAGGACCTGCGCGCCGAGGTGCTCGCCATGGAGGCGGCCGGACAGGTGCTGGGCGAGGCGACGCCCATGAGCCAGGCCGAGCGCGAGGCGGGAATGGCGGCCAAATCCGCCGAGTTCCAGGCCGAGGGCGGCAAGCTCTACGTGGAGGCGGCCGAATAG
- the blh gene encoding Beta-lactamase hydrolase-like protein: MTITPIELRLSVSGQPNEAEIADLATQGFALLINNRPEGEEPGQLGSAAEAAAAEAVGLAYLHLPVTGPGITHEDIARFREAVEGAPGPVLAHCRSGTRSLTLWALSDVLAGRLRRDDLLAYGRERGFDLSGAVRWLDTHAAAPAGA, translated from the coding sequence ATGACGATCACGCCCATCGAGCTCCGCCTGTCGGTCTCCGGCCAGCCGAACGAGGCGGAGATCGCGGACCTGGCCACGCAGGGCTTTGCCCTGCTCATCAACAACCGCCCCGAAGGCGAGGAGCCGGGCCAGTTGGGCAGCGCTGCCGAAGCGGCGGCGGCCGAGGCGGTGGGTCTCGCCTATCTGCACCTTCCCGTCACCGGCCCCGGCATCACCCATGAGGACATCGCGCGTTTCCGCGAGGCCGTGGAGGGCGCACCCGGCCCGGTCCTCGCCCATTGCCGCAGCGGCACGCGCTCGCTCACCCTGTGGGCCTTGTCCGACGTGCTGGCGGGGCGCCTGCGCCGCGACGACCTCCTGGCCTATGGCCGGGAGCGGGGCTTCGACCTCAGCGGCGCCGTGCGCTGGCTCGACACGCACGCCGCCGCGCCCGCCGGGGCGTGA
- the yebE gene encoding Inner membrane protein YebE — translation MADARQIVDALVRSRKGGIAATAALGGLALVAGLALRALRPSAASETPDLSQVGEDEARIMLRAMVAATLADGIVDQQERRRLDAAVEAAGIDRDGRAWLEKELTDPAEIDELAERVESPEQGARLYAAARLAIDADTLQEREFLKRLAEALDISQDVAARVDAGLEEA, via the coding sequence ATGGCCGATGCAAGACAGATCGTCGATGCGCTCGTGCGCTCACGCAAGGGGGGAATCGCCGCCACGGCCGCCCTCGGCGGCCTCGCCCTCGTCGCGGGTCTGGCCCTGCGGGCACTCCGTCCCTCCGCGGCGTCCGAGACCCCGGATCTGAGCCAGGTCGGAGAGGACGAGGCGCGCATCATGCTGCGCGCCATGGTGGCCGCGACCCTGGCCGATGGCATCGTCGACCAGCAGGAGCGCCGGCGCCTCGACGCGGCGGTGGAGGCGGCTGGCATCGACCGGGATGGGCGCGCCTGGCTCGAAAAGGAACTTACCGACCCGGCCGAGATCGACGAACTCGCCGAGCGCGTCGAGTCGCCGGAGCAGGGCGCACGCCTCTATGCGGCGGCGCGTCTGGCCATCGATGCCGACACCCTGCAGGAGCGCGAGTTCCTGAAGCGCCTCGCCGAGGCCCTCGACATTTCGCAGGACGTGGCCGCGCGGGTCGATGCCGGGCTGGAGGAGGCCTGA
- the pat gene encoding Phosphinothricin N-acetyltransferase, protein MSPDGPPTASDPEVIIRPSSDSDVPAMVAIYAHHIRRGVGDVGDFEEDPLHPDDLKRRRKAMRKKRLPHLVADRDGVVAGYAYAVPFRKRPAYRYTLKHSIYVHHEHLNAGIGRRLLPALIEACAAGGYRQMIGYIDAQNEASLRLHEACGFVRVGLLPAVGYKYGRWSDSVMVQRALGTGSTDQPGTWTRSVEALVAGHEWGGK, encoded by the coding sequence GTGAGTCCGGACGGGCCGCCCACCGCCTCCGATCCCGAAGTGATCATCCGGCCGTCCTCGGATTCGGACGTGCCGGCCATGGTGGCGATCTACGCCCACCATATCCGGCGGGGCGTAGGGGATGTCGGCGATTTCGAGGAGGATCCGCTCCATCCCGACGACCTCAAGCGCCGCCGCAAGGCCATGCGCAAGAAGCGTCTGCCCCACCTCGTCGCCGATCGCGACGGGGTTGTGGCGGGCTATGCCTATGCCGTCCCGTTTCGCAAGCGCCCGGCCTATCGCTACACGCTCAAGCACTCGATCTACGTCCATCACGAGCACCTGAACGCCGGCATCGGCCGGCGCCTGCTCCCCGCGCTGATCGAGGCCTGCGCCGCCGGCGGCTACCGCCAGATGATCGGCTATATCGACGCGCAGAACGAGGCGTCCCTGCGGCTGCACGAAGCCTGCGGCTTCGTCCGCGTCGGCCTGCTGCCGGCGGTGGGCTACAAGTACGGCCGCTGGAGCGACAGCGTCATGGTCCAGCGGGCGCTCGGCACCGGTTCCACCGATCAGCCCGGCACCTGGACGCGCTCGGTGGAGGCGCTGGTGGCCGGGCACGAATGGGGGGGGAAGTGA
- the speF gene encoding Ornithine decarboxylase, inducible has product MDFFRRFTVLMCAPNFDPDDLEGVRVQQIIGSVEKLGFEVVRARRVEDAAIAVQTDAAIGCMVVDWGKRGLDGKAAALINLMRKRGLEMPIVIMVRRKRLEDIPVEVLDFIDGYIFLAEETPDYIARGLVSRVKQYAETLKTPFFGALVDYAEQGNQLWTCPGHNGGIFYNRSPIGRIFVEHLGEAVFRDDLDNSVLDLGDLLVHEGPALKAQKEAAVIFGAEKTYFVLNGTSASNKIVLSALVAEGDLVLFDRNNHKAAHHGALFLGGAVPVFLETDRNCFGLIGPMYHEALDEAAIREKIRTNPLITDKEAWKRERPFRVAVVEQCTYDGTIYNAQMILEKIGHLCDYILFDEAWAGFMKFHPLFAGRFAMGLKGLDETSPGIIATQSTHKQLASFSQASQIHTKDSHIRGQTRRIEHRRFNETFLVHASTSPFYPLFASLDVGAQMMKGRSGVVLWDDTIRLGIEWRKKVRAIRREFEEKEGDPLRRWFFDPFVPDTVKGPEGKVPWESVSTDELASDAKYWELTPGAAWHGFTHVAPNYAMTDPNKLTVLTPGFDRRTGEYADHGVPAPIVAQYLRENRIVPEKNDLNSLLFLLTPGVESSKAGTLISGLVAFKRLHDENVPLEDAMPEFVRRRPNRYKGVRLRDLCADFHAFHREHGTSTLQRKQFEPGHLPEMVMTPKEAVQQLTRNNVDYVPIAEAEGRVATTLLLVYPPGIGTVLPGERLDERAKPMLDYFKMFERSANLFPGFEAEIQGVFRNVDPDGTIRFYTYVMRENRP; this is encoded by the coding sequence ATGGACTTCTTTCGCCGCTTCACCGTGCTCATGTGCGCGCCGAACTTCGACCCGGACGATCTCGAGGGCGTGCGCGTCCAGCAGATCATCGGCTCGGTGGAAAAGCTCGGCTTCGAGGTCGTCCGCGCCCGCCGCGTGGAGGATGCGGCCATCGCGGTCCAGACCGATGCCGCCATCGGCTGCATGGTGGTGGATTGGGGCAAGCGCGGCCTCGACGGCAAGGCCGCCGCCCTCATCAACCTGATGCGGAAGCGCGGGCTCGAAATGCCCATCGTCATCATGGTCCGGCGCAAGCGCCTGGAGGACATCCCCGTCGAAGTGCTCGACTTCATCGACGGCTACATCTTCCTCGCGGAAGAGACCCCCGACTACATCGCCCGCGGCCTCGTGAGCCGGGTCAAGCAATATGCCGAGACGCTGAAGACGCCCTTCTTCGGCGCGCTGGTCGATTACGCAGAACAGGGCAACCAGCTCTGGACCTGCCCCGGCCATAACGGCGGAATCTTCTACAACCGCTCCCCCATCGGGCGCATCTTCGTGGAGCATCTCGGCGAGGCCGTGTTCCGCGACGACCTCGACAATTCCGTGCTCGATCTCGGCGACCTGCTGGTCCACGAAGGCCCGGCCTTGAAGGCGCAGAAGGAAGCCGCCGTCATCTTCGGGGCGGAAAAGACCTATTTCGTCCTCAACGGCACCTCGGCCTCCAACAAGATCGTGCTCTCGGCCCTGGTGGCCGAGGGCGATCTCGTCTTGTTCGACCGCAACAACCACAAGGCGGCCCATCACGGCGCGCTGTTCCTCGGCGGCGCGGTCCCGGTGTTCCTGGAGACCGACCGCAACTGCTTCGGCCTGATCGGCCCGATGTATCACGAGGCCCTCGACGAGGCGGCCATCCGCGAGAAGATCCGCACCAACCCCCTCATCACCGACAAGGAGGCCTGGAAGCGCGAGCGCCCGTTCCGCGTCGCGGTGGTGGAGCAATGCACCTATGACGGCACGATCTACAACGCGCAGATGATCCTCGAGAAGATCGGGCATCTCTGCGACTACATCCTCTTCGACGAGGCCTGGGCGGGCTTCATGAAGTTCCACCCGCTCTTCGCCGGCCGCTTCGCCATGGGACTGAAGGGCCTCGACGAGACCTCGCCCGGCATCATCGCCACGCAATCGACCCACAAGCAGCTGGCGAGCTTCTCCCAGGCCTCGCAGATCCACACCAAGGACAGCCACATCCGCGGCCAGACCCGCCGCATCGAGCACCGGCGCTTCAACGAGACCTTCCTCGTCCACGCCTCGACCTCGCCGTTCTACCCGCTCTTCGCGTCGCTGGATGTCGGCGCGCAGATGATGAAGGGCCGCTCGGGCGTCGTCCTGTGGGACGACACGATCCGGCTCGGCATCGAATGGCGCAAGAAGGTCCGCGCCATCCGCCGCGAATTCGAGGAGAAGGAGGGCGATCCCCTGCGCCGCTGGTTCTTCGACCCCTTCGTGCCGGACACGGTGAAGGGTCCGGAGGGCAAGGTTCCGTGGGAGAGCGTCTCGACGGACGAGCTCGCCAGCGACGCGAAATACTGGGAGCTGACCCCCGGCGCCGCCTGGCACGGCTTCACCCATGTGGCGCCGAACTACGCCATGACCGACCCGAACAAGCTCACCGTGCTCACCCCCGGCTTCGACCGGCGCACGGGGGAATATGCCGATCACGGCGTGCCCGCGCCCATCGTGGCCCAATACCTGCGCGAAAACCGCATTGTGCCGGAGAAGAACGACCTCAACTCGCTCCTCTTCCTGCTGACGCCGGGCGTCGAATCCTCCAAGGCCGGCACGCTCATCTCCGGCCTCGTGGCGTTCAAGCGCCTGCATGACGAGAACGTGCCGCTCGAGGATGCCATGCCGGAATTCGTCCGGCGCCGGCCCAACCGCTACAAGGGCGTGCGCCTGCGCGACCTCTGCGCGGATTTCCACGCCTTCCACCGCGAGCACGGCACCAGCACGCTCCAGCGCAAGCAGTTCGAGCCGGGGCACCTGCCCGAGATGGTGATGACCCCAAAGGAGGCGGTGCAGCAGCTCACCCGCAACAACGTCGATTACGTGCCGATCGCGGAAGCCGAGGGCCGGGTGGCGACGACCTTGCTTCTGGTCTACCCGCCGGGCATCGGCACGGTGCTGCCGGGCGAGCGATTGGACGAGCGGGCGAAACCCATGCTGGATTACTTCAAGATGTTCGAACGCTCGGCAAACCTGTTCCCGGGCTTCGAAGCCGAGATCCAGGGCGTGTTCCGCAACGTCGACCCCGACGGGACGATCCGGTTCTACACCTACGTCATGCGCGAGAACCGCCCGTGA